One Obesumbacterium proteus DNA window includes the following coding sequences:
- the cfa gene encoding cyclopropane fatty acyl phospholipid synthase has translation MSSSCIEDLSVQNSQWYRIASEMLQSADIEVNGSRPFDIRVKNPHFFKRVLQEGSLGLGESYMDGWWECDRLDIFFQKVLRAGLENQLPHHIKDTLRVAAARLTNLQSKKRAWIVGKEHYDLGNDLFSLMLDPYMQYSCAYWKDATTLKQAQEAKLKLICEKLQLRPGMTLLDIGCGWGGLAAYAAKNYGVSVHGVTISAEQQKMAQERCKDLDVQILLQDYRDLNSQYDRIVSVGMFEHVGPKNYQTYFNVVARNLKPDGLFLLHTIGANETNMNVDPWINKYIFPNGCLPSIKHIATTSEGKFVMEDWHNIGADYDRTLMAWYERFVQNWPKIEHNYSQRFFRMFSYYLNACAGAFRARDIQLWQVVFSPRGAEGGLRVAR, from the coding sequence ATGAGTTCATCGTGTATAGAAGATCTAAGCGTGCAAAACAGTCAATGGTATCGAATTGCCAGTGAAATGTTGCAGTCGGCAGATATCGAGGTTAATGGCTCGCGCCCTTTTGATATTCGCGTTAAAAATCCACACTTTTTCAAGCGCGTTTTGCAAGAAGGCTCACTCGGTTTAGGTGAGAGCTATATGGACGGCTGGTGGGAGTGCGACCGCTTAGATATTTTCTTTCAGAAGGTGCTGCGAGCTGGGCTTGAGAATCAGCTGCCACACCACATCAAAGACACCTTGCGTGTCGCCGCGGCGCGTCTTACCAATCTTCAATCGAAAAAACGTGCGTGGATCGTCGGCAAAGAACACTACGACTTAGGCAACGACCTATTCAGCCTAATGCTTGATCCCTACATGCAATATTCCTGTGCTTACTGGAAAGATGCGACGACGCTAAAACAAGCTCAGGAGGCTAAGCTAAAACTGATCTGCGAAAAGCTTCAACTGCGGCCTGGTATGACCTTGCTGGATATCGGCTGTGGCTGGGGCGGTTTGGCAGCTTATGCAGCGAAGAACTACGGCGTATCCGTTCACGGCGTCACCATTTCAGCAGAACAACAGAAAATGGCACAGGAACGTTGTAAAGATTTAGACGTGCAAATTTTGCTACAAGACTATCGCGACCTTAACTCACAGTACGATCGCATTGTGTCAGTGGGCATGTTCGAGCATGTTGGGCCAAAGAACTATCAAACCTACTTCAACGTGGTGGCGCGTAATTTAAAACCTGATGGTCTTTTCTTGCTGCATACCATTGGCGCAAACGAAACCAATATGAATGTAGATCCTTGGATCAATAAATATATCTTCCCTAATGGCTGCCTCCCTTCAATTAAGCACATCGCAACCACCAGTGAAGGTAAATTCGTGATGGAAGACTGGCACAATATTGGGGCTGATTACGACCGCACGCTAATGGCTTGGTATGAACGCTTCGTGCAGAATTGGCCGAAGATCGAGCATAACTATTCTCAACGCTTCTTCCGCATGTTTAGCTATTATCTCAATGCTTGCGCGGGGGCTTTCCGCGCTCGAGATATCCAGCTATGGCAAGTGGTGTTCTCTCCACGCGGAGCCGAAGGTGGCCTGCGCGTTGCACGGTGA